Proteins from a genomic interval of Streptomyces sp. NBC_01445:
- a CDS encoding LysR family transcriptional regulator, whose translation MERQEIEIFLTLAEELHFGRTAERVGVSQSRVSQTIARVERRIGAKLFERSSRRVTMTAIGEQLRDGIGPAQRRIEEEIAKATAAGRGITGTLRIGFSGAFTGHLLHSVAAVFARRHPGVDVQIRQVQISDPYGPLRAGDIDLQVTELPLAEADLTAGPVLLSQPRVLLMPSTHPFARRETLSVEDLAESTLLTVTRPVPAHWLDHHFPRQTPSGRPIPHGQAITHWEDALSLVLAGKGVTPVAAAGVRYYARPGLVFRPFSDAPRIEYAFIWPTDHETGRLRAFVGAALEHVRSLGGPTRALETLWESEGGA comes from the coding sequence ATGGAACGCCAGGAGATCGAGATCTTTCTGACGCTGGCGGAGGAACTGCACTTCGGCCGGACCGCCGAACGTGTGGGTGTCTCGCAGAGCCGTGTCAGCCAGACCATCGCCCGGGTCGAGCGCCGCATCGGCGCGAAGCTGTTCGAGCGCAGCAGCCGGCGCGTGACGATGACGGCCATCGGGGAGCAGCTGAGGGACGGCATCGGCCCGGCCCAGCGCCGTATCGAGGAGGAGATCGCCAAGGCCACAGCGGCCGGCCGGGGGATCACCGGCACGCTGCGGATCGGCTTCTCGGGGGCGTTCACCGGCCATCTGCTGCACAGCGTCGCAGCGGTGTTCGCGCGCCGTCATCCGGGCGTGGACGTACAGATACGCCAGGTGCAGATATCCGACCCGTACGGGCCGCTGCGCGCCGGGGACATCGACCTCCAGGTCACCGAACTCCCGCTGGCAGAGGCCGACTTGACGGCAGGTCCGGTGCTGCTGTCGCAGCCGCGGGTGCTGCTCATGCCGTCCACGCATCCGTTCGCGCGGCGCGAGACCCTGAGCGTGGAGGATCTGGCGGAGTCGACGCTGCTGACGGTGACGAGGCCGGTGCCGGCCCACTGGCTGGACCATCACTTCCCGCGGCAGACGCCGTCGGGGCGGCCCATTCCGCACGGCCAGGCGATCACGCACTGGGAGGACGCGCTGTCGCTGGTCCTCGCGGGCAAGGGGGTGACGCCGGTCGCTGCGGCGGGCGTGCGGTACTACGCACGCCCCGGCCTGGTGTTCCGGCCGTTCAGTGATGCCCCCCGCATCGAGTACGCGTTCATCTGGCCCACCGACCACGAGACGGGCCGGCTGCGGGCGTTCGTGGGTGCCGCGCTGGAGCATGTGCGCTCGCTGGGCGGGCCCACCAGGGCGCTGGAGACCCTGTGGGAGTCCGAGGGCGGCGCCTGA